A region of Arabidopsis thaliana chromosome 5, partial sequence DNA encodes the following proteins:
- the ITPK1 gene encoding Inositol 1,3,4-trisphosphate 5/6-kinase family protein (Inositol 1,3,4-trisphosphate 5/6-kinase family protein; FUNCTIONS IN: inositol or phosphatidylinositol kinase activity, catalytic activity; INVOLVED IN: inositol and derivative phosphorylation; LOCATED IN: intracellular; EXPRESSED IN: 24 plant structures; EXPRESSED DURING: 16 growth stages; CONTAINS InterPro DOMAIN/s: Inositol-tetrakisphosphate 1-kinase (InterPro:IPR017427), ATP-grasp fold (InterPro:IPR011761), Inositol 1, 3, 4-trisphosphate 56-kinase (InterPro:IPR008656); BEST Arabidopsis thaliana protein match is: Inositol 1,3,4-trisphosphate 5/6-kinase family protein (TAIR:AT4G08170.2); Has 1807 Blast hits to 1807 proteins in 277 species: Archae - 0; Bacteria - 0; Metazoa - 736; Fungi - 347; Plants - 385; Viruses - 0; Other Eukaryotes - 339 (source: NCBI BLink).) translates to MSDSIQERYLVGYALAAKKQHSFIQPSLIEHSRQRGIDLVKLDPTKSLLEQGKLDCIIHKLYDVYWKENLHEFREKCPGVPVIDLPEAIERLHNRVSMLEVITQLRFPVSDSERFGVPEQVVVMDSSVLSGGGALGELKFPVIAKPLDADGSAKSHKMFLIYDQEGMKILKAPIVLQEFVNHGGVIFKVYVVGDHVKCVKRRSLPDISEEKIGTSKGSLPFSQISNLTAQEDKNIEYGEDRSLEKVEMPPLSFLTDLAKAMRESMGLNLFNFDVIRDAKDANRYLIIDINYFPGYAKMPSYEPVLTEFFWDMVTKKNHV, encoded by the coding sequence ATGTCAGATTCAATCCAGGAAAGATACTTAGTTGGATACGCACTCGCAGCCAAGAAACAGCATAGTTTCATCCAACCTTCTTTGATCGAACACTCAAGGCAACGAGGCATTGATCTGGTCAAGCTTGATCCGACGAAATCGTTGTTGGAGCAAGGGAAGCTTGATTGCATAATCCACAAGCTTTACGATGTGTATTGGAAGGAGAATCTTCATGAGTTTCGCGAGAAATGTCCTGGTGTTCCTGTAATCGATTTGCCTGAGGCTATCGAGCGATTGCACAATAGGGTTTCGATGCTTGAGGTGATAACTCAATTGAGGTTTCCTGTTTCAGATAGCGAGAGATTTGGTGTCCCGGAGCAAGTTGTTGTTATGGATTCGAGCGTCTTGAGCGGTGGAGGAGCTTTAGGGGAGCTTAAGTTTCCGGTGATTGCTAAGCCGTTGGATGCTGATGGGAGTGCTAAATCTCATAAGatgtttttgatttatgaTCAAGAAGGGATGAAGATTTTGAAAGCTCCTATTGTGTTGCAGGAGTTTGTGAATCATGGTGGTGTGATCTTTAAGGTCTATGTGGTTGGAGATCATGTCAAATGTGTAAAGAGAAGATCTTTACCTGATATCTCTGAAGAGAAGATTGGGACGTCGAAAGGGTCTCTTCCGTTTTCGCAGATATCGAATCTGACTGCTCAAGAGGACAAGAACATTGAGTATGGTGAGGATAGGAGCTTAGAGAAAGTGGAAATGCCTCCGTTAAGTTTCTTGACAGATCTAGCAAAGGCCATGAGGGAATCAATGGGACTCAATCTCTTTAACTTCGACGTGATTAGGGATGCCAAAGATGCTAATAGGTACCTTATAATTGATATTAACTACTTTCCTGGATATGCTAAGATGCCCTCTTACGAGCCTGTGTTGACTGAGTTCTTCTGGGACATGGTCACTAAGAAGAATCATGTCTGA
- the TOZ gene encoding Transducin family protein / WD-40 repeat family protein (TORMOZEMBRYO DEFECTIVE (TOZ); CONTAINS InterPro DOMAIN/s: WD40 repeat 2 (InterPro:IPR019782), WD40 repeat, conserved site (InterPro:IPR019775), WD40 repeat (InterPro:IPR001680), Small-subunit processome, Utp13 (InterPro:IPR013934), G-protein beta WD-40 repeat, region (InterPro:IPR020472), WD40 repeat-like-containing domain (InterPro:IPR011046), WD40-repeat-containing domain (InterPro:IPR017986), WD40/YVTN repeat-like-containing domain (InterPro:IPR015943), WD40 repeat, subgroup (InterPro:IPR019781); BEST Arabidopsis thaliana protein match is: Transducin/WD40 repeat-like superfamily protein (TAIR:AT3G49660.1); Has 153281 Blast hits to 38108 proteins in 953 species: Archae - 96; Bacteria - 13855; Metazoa - 64321; Fungi - 32637; Plants - 21715; Viruses - 0; Other Eukaryotes - 20657 (source: NCBI BLink).), which yields MAPHSLKKNYRCSRSLKQFYGGGPFIVSSDGSFIACACGDVINIVDSTDSSVKSTIEGESDTLTALALSPDDKLLFSAGHSRQIRVWDLETLKCIRSWKGHEGPVMGMACHASGGLLATAGADRKVLVWDVDGGFCTHYFRGHKGVVSSILFHPDSNKNILISGSDDATVRVWDLNAKNTEKKCLAIMEKHFSAVTSIALSEDGLTLFSAGRDKVVNLWDLHDYSCKATVATYEVLEAVTTVSSGTPFASFVASLDQKKSKKKESDSQATYFITVGERGVVRIWKSEGSICLYEQKSSDITVSSDDEESKRGFTAAAMLPSDHGLLCVTADQQFFFYSVVENVEETELVLSKRLVGYNEEIADMKFLGDEEQFLAVATNLEEVRVYDVATMSCSYVLAGHKEVVLSLDTCVSSSGNVLIVTGSKDKTVRLWNATSKSCIGVGTGHNGDILAVAFAKKSFSFFVSGSGDRTLKVWSLDGISEDSEEPINLKTRSVVAAHDKDINSVAVARNDSLVCTGSEDRTASIWRLPDLVHVVTLKGHKRRIFSVEFSTVDQCVMTASGDKTVKIWAISDGSCLKTFEGHTSSVLRASFITDGTQFVSCGADGLLKLWNVNTSECIATYDQHEDKVWALAVGKKTEMIATGGGDAVINLWHDSTASDKEDDFRKEEEAILRGQELENAVLDAEYTKAIRLAFELCRPHKVFELFSGLCRKRDSDEQIVKALQGLEKEEFRLLFEYVREWNTKPKLCHIAQFVLYKTFNILPPTEIVQVKGIGELLEGLIPYSQRHFSRIDRFVRSSFLLDYTLGEMSVIDPETVETEYPKDEKKKEKDVIAAMEQDTDELKQETPSRKRKSQKSKGKSNKKRLIAEAQGSVIAV from the exons ATGGCTCCTCATTCGTTAAAGAAGAACTACAGGTGCTCACGATCTCTAAAGCAGTTCTACGGCGGTGGTCCTTTCATTGTTTCATCTGATGGTTCTTTCATCGCCTGCGCCTGTGGTGACGTCATTAACATCGTTGATTCTACGGATTCATCAGTGAAATCCACGATTGAAGGCGAGTCGGATACGCTCACTGCTTTAGCTCTTAGTCCTGATGATAAGCTCCTTTTCTCTGCTGGACATAGTAGACAAATCCGAGTTTGGGATTTGGAAACCTTGAAATGCATTCGCTCTTggaag GGACACGAAGGACCTGTGATGGGAATGGCTTGCCACGCATCTGGAGGATTGCTAGCTACTGCTGGAGCTGATAGGAAAGTTCTTGTTTGGGATGTTGATGGTGGTTTCTGCACTCATTATTTCAGAGGCCATAAAGGGGTTGTGTCAAGTATCCTCTTCCATCctgattcaaacaaaaacatt CTTATCTCGGGAAGTGATGATGCAACCGTTCGTGTCTGGGATCTTAATGCAAAGAATACTGAGAAGAAATGTCTTGCCATTATGGAGAAGCACTTTTCAGCTGTGACTTCAATTGCTCTATCAGAGGATGGATTGACTTTATTCAGTGCTGGAAGAGATAAA GTTGTGAACTTGTGGGACCTTCATGATTATAGCTGCAAGGCTACAGTTGCAACGTATGAGGTACTAGAAGCTGTGACAACAGTTTCTTCTGGGACGCCTTTCGCTTCATTTGTAGCTTCTTTGGATcagaagaagagtaagaagaaggaatctgATTCTCAAGCAACATATTTTATTACTGTTGGTGAACGTGGTGTTGTGCGCATCTGGAAGTCTGAAGG TTCAATTTGCCTCTATGAGCAAAAGTCGTCGGATATTACTGTCAGCTCGGATGATGAGGAATCTAAAAGAGGATTCACTGCAGCTGCTATGCTGCCTTCTGATCACGGACTGCTTTGTGTGACTGCTGATCAGCAGTTCTTTTTCTACTCCGTTGTGGAAAATgtggaagaaacagagttagTGCTAAGCAAGAGGCTGGTTGGATATAATGAAGAAATAGCTGATATGAAGTTCCTAGGTGATGAAGAACAGTTTCTCGCAGTAGCTACAAATCTCGAGGAG gtTCGTGTATATGATGTTGCAACAATGTCATGTTCCTACGTGTTAGCTGGCCATAAGGAAGTTGTTCTGTCCCTCGACACTTGCGTATCTAGTTCTGGGAATGTTCTAATCGTAACTGGAAGTAAAGACAAAACT GTAAGGCTATGGAACGCAACAAGCAAATCTTGTATCGGAGTTGGTACTGGCCATAATGGCGATATCTTAGCGGTTGCTTTTGCGAAGAAGTCCTTCAGTTTCTTTGTCAGTGGAAGTGG TGATCGTACACTGAAGGTCTGGAGCCTTGATGGTATTTCAGAGGACTCAGAGGAGCCCATTAATCTGAAAACTAGAAGTGTTGTCGCTGCCCATGATAAAGACATCAATTCCGTGGCTGTTGCTCGTAACGATAGCTTAGTTTGCACTGGTTCTGAG GATCGTACAGCTAGCATATGGAGACTACCAGACTTGGTACATGTTGTTACACTTAAAGGACACAAGAGGCGGATTTTTTCTGTTGAGTTCTCAACTGTTGATCAGTGCGTAATGACAGCTTCAGGAGATAAGACAGTAAAGATATGGGCTATATCTGATGGTTCCTGCCTCAAAACATTTGAAGGTCATACCTCAAGTGTACTTAGGGCCTCATTTATAACTGATGGAACCCAATTTGTCTCATGTG GTGCCGATGGTTTGTTGAAACTTTGGAATGTGAACACTAGCGAGTGCATTGCCACATATGACCAGCACGAGGACAAG GTATGGGCTTTAGCTGTTGGAAAGAAGACAGAAATGATTGCAACTGGTGGAGGTGATGcagttattaatttatggcATGATTCAACCGCTTCAGATAAAGAAGACGATTTCCGAAAAGAG GAAGAAGCAATCTTGAGAGGTCAAGAGCTGGAAAACGCAGTGTTAGATGCGGAATACACTAAAGCTATAAGATTAGCATTTGAGCTTTGTAGGCCTCACAAAGTTTTTGAGCTCTTCAGTGGTCTCTGCAG GAAAAGAGATTCAGACGAACAGATAGTGAAAGCTCTTCAAGGacttgaaaaagaagagttcCGTCTACTTTTTGAATATGTCCGAGAATGgaacacaaaaccaaagctATGCCACATTGCTCAGTTTGTTCTTTACAAAACCTTCAACATACTTCCTCCCACAGAAATTGTTCAG GTAAAAGGAATTGGGGAACTCCTGGAAGGGTTAATCCCATATAGTCAGAGACATTTCAGTAGAATTGACAGATTTGTAAGAAGCAGTTTCTTGTTAGACTACACACTTGGTGAGATGTCTGTGATCGATCCAGAGACTGTTGAGACAGAGTATCCTAAGGacgagaagaaaaaagaaaaagatgtcaTTGCTGCAATGGAACAAGACACAGACGAGCTAAAGCAGGAGACTCCTTCGAGGAAACGAAAGTCTCAGAAATCCAAAGGTAAATCGAATAAGAAGAGACTCATTGCCGAAGCACAGGGAAGCGTAATTGCAGTTTGA
- the MYB9 gene encoding myb domain protein 9 (myb domain protein 9 (MYB9); CONTAINS InterPro DOMAIN/s: SANT, DNA-binding (InterPro:IPR001005), Myb, DNA-binding (InterPro:IPR014778), Homeodomain-like (InterPro:IPR009057), Myb transcription factor (InterPro:IPR015495), HTH transcriptional regulator, Myb-type, DNA-binding (InterPro:IPR017930), Homeodomain-related (InterPro:IPR012287); BEST Arabidopsis thaliana protein match is: myb domain protein 107 (TAIR:AT3G02940.1); Has 35333 Blast hits to 34131 proteins in 2444 species: Archae - 798; Bacteria - 22429; Metazoa - 974; Fungi - 991; Plants - 531; Viruses - 0; Other Eukaryotes - 9610 (source: NCBI BLink).), which produces MGRSPCCDENGLKKGPWTQEEDDKLIDHIQKHGHGSWRALPKQAGLNRCGKSCRLRWTNYLRPDIKRGNFTEEEEQTIINLHSLLGNKWSSIAGNLPGRTDNEIKNYWNTHLRKKLLQMGIDPVTHRPRTDHLNVLAALPQLIAAANFNSLLNLNQNVQLDATTLAKAQLLHTMIQVLSTNNNTTNPSFSSSTMQNSNTNLFGQASYLENQNLFGQSQNFSHILEDENLMVKTQIIDNPLDSFSSPIQPGFQDDHNSLPLLVPASPEESKETQRMIKNKDIVDYHHHDASNPSSSNSTFTQDHHHPWCDTIDDGASDSFWKEIIEQTCSEPWPFPE; this is translated from the exons ATGGGGCGATCACCATGTTGCGATGAGAATGGTCTAAAGAAAGGGCCATGGACACAAGAGGAGGATGATAAACTGATAGATCACATTCAAAAACATGGCCATGGCAGCTGGAGAGCTCTTCCAAAGCAAGCCGGTTTAAACCGATGCGGAAAGAGTTGTAGATTAAGATGGACCAACTACTTGAGACCTGACATCAAGAGAGGAAATTTCactgaagaggaagaacaaacTATTATCAACCTCCATTCCCTTCTTGGAAACAA GTGGTCGTCGATAGCCGGTAATCTTCCTGGAAGAACGgacaatgaaataaaaaactatTGGAACACACatttgagaaagaaacttCTCCAAATGGGGATTGATCCGGTGACCCATAGGCCAAGAACCGACCATCTAAACGTTTTAGCAGCTCTCCCGCAGCTTATAGCCGCCGCAAATTTCAACAGCCTCTTGAATCTCAACCAAAATGTGCAACTGGATGCAACAACTCTTGCTAAAGCTCAACTGCTACACACTATGATTCAAGTCCTTAGCACCAATAACAACACCACCaatccttctttttcttcatcaactaTGCAAAACAGTAACACCAATCTCTTTGGCCAAGCTTCTTACTTAGAGAACCAAAATCTTTTTGGTCAGTCTCAAAACTTCTCTCACATTCTTGAGGATGAGAATTTGATGgtcaaaacccaaattattGATAACCCTTTGGACTCTTTTTCTTCCCCCATACAACCCGGTTTTCAAGATGATCATAATTCACTCCCTCTATTGGTTCCGGCGTCTCCTGAAGAATCTAAAGAAACTCAAAGGATGATCAAGAACAAAGACATCGTCGATTACCATCATCATGATGCTTCAAACCcttcatcatcaaactcaACGTTTACACAAGATCATCATCACCCATGGTGTGACACTATTGATGATGGAGCAAGTGATTCTTTTTGGAAAGAGATAATAGA GCAAACTTGTTCGGAACCATGGCCATTTCCTGAATAG
- the MYB9 gene encoding myb domain protein 9: protein MGRSPCCDENGLKKGPWTQEEDDKLIDHIQKHGHGSWRALPKQAGLNRCGKSCRLRWTNYLRPDIKRGNFTEEEEQTIINLHSLLGNKWSSIAGNLPGRTDNEIKNYWNTHLRKKLLQMGIDPVTHRPRTDHLNVLAALPQLIAAANFNSLLNLNQNVQLDATTLAKAQLLHTMIQVLSTNNNTTNPSFSSSTMQNSNTNLFGQASYLENQNLFGQSQNFSHILEDENLMVKTQIIDNPLDSFSSPIQPGFQDDHNSLPLLVPASPEESKETQRMIKNKDIVDYHHHDASNPSSSNSTFTQDHHHPWCDTIDDGASDSFWKEIIE, encoded by the exons ATGGGGCGATCACCATGTTGCGATGAGAATGGTCTAAAGAAAGGGCCATGGACACAAGAGGAGGATGATAAACTGATAGATCACATTCAAAAACATGGCCATGGCAGCTGGAGAGCTCTTCCAAAGCAAGCCGGTTTAAACCGATGCGGAAAGAGTTGTAGATTAAGATGGACCAACTACTTGAGACCTGACATCAAGAGAGGAAATTTCactgaagaggaagaacaaacTATTATCAACCTCCATTCCCTTCTTGGAAACAA GTGGTCGTCGATAGCCGGTAATCTTCCTGGAAGAACGgacaatgaaataaaaaactatTGGAACACACatttgagaaagaaacttCTCCAAATGGGGATTGATCCGGTGACCCATAGGCCAAGAACCGACCATCTAAACGTTTTAGCAGCTCTCCCGCAGCTTATAGCCGCCGCAAATTTCAACAGCCTCTTGAATCTCAACCAAAATGTGCAACTGGATGCAACAACTCTTGCTAAAGCTCAACTGCTACACACTATGATTCAAGTCCTTAGCACCAATAACAACACCACCaatccttctttttcttcatcaactaTGCAAAACAGTAACACCAATCTCTTTGGCCAAGCTTCTTACTTAGAGAACCAAAATCTTTTTGGTCAGTCTCAAAACTTCTCTCACATTCTTGAGGATGAGAATTTGATGgtcaaaacccaaattattGATAACCCTTTGGACTCTTTTTCTTCCCCCATACAACCCGGTTTTCAAGATGATCATAATTCACTCCCTCTATTGGTTCCGGCGTCTCCTGAAGAATCTAAAGAAACTCAAAGGATGATCAAGAACAAAGACATCGTCGATTACCATCATCATGATGCTTCAAACCcttcatcatcaaactcaACGTTTACACAAGATCATCATCACCCATGGTGTGACACTATTGATGATGGAGCAAGTGATTCTTTTTGGAAAGAGATAATAGAGTAA